The Deinococcus sedimenti genome window below encodes:
- a CDS encoding Rad52/Rad22 family DNA repair protein codes for MKLSDVQKRLQAPFPAHMVAWKPAAYSRDRSRALMLAHIDARAVQDRLDAICPDAWTFEIEVIPGTRQPTVKGRLTVLGVTREDIGEAPEGDLGTLKAASSDALKRCAVHFGIGRYLYDLPKTWADWDDAARRPTQTPELPDWARPDHERTPGGAHLMQAMEQLRYELPEDLDLQREVYKHLKAALGSLHPTPQQPTPQHSGRAA; via the coding sequence ATGAAACTGAGCGATGTTCAGAAACGACTTCAGGCCCCGTTTCCCGCTCACATGGTGGCGTGGAAACCCGCCGCCTACAGCCGGGACCGCAGCCGCGCGCTGATGCTGGCGCACATCGACGCCCGCGCGGTGCAGGACCGCCTGGACGCCATCTGCCCCGACGCCTGGACCTTCGAGATCGAAGTCATCCCCGGCACCCGCCAGCCCACCGTGAAGGGCCGCCTGACCGTCCTGGGCGTCACACGCGAGGACATCGGCGAGGCCCCGGAAGGCGACCTGGGCACCCTGAAGGCCGCCTCCTCGGACGCCCTGAAACGCTGCGCGGTGCACTTCGGGATCGGCCGGTACCTGTACGACCTGCCCAAGACCTGGGCCGACTGGGACGACGCTGCCCGCAGGCCCACCCAGACGCCCGAACTGCCCGACTGGGCCCGCCCCGACCACGAACGCACGCCCGGCGGCGCGCACCTGATGCAGGCCATGGAGCAGCTGCGCTACGAACTGCCCGAGGATCTGGACCTTCAGCGCGAGGTGTACAAGCACCTGAAGGCCGCGCTGGGCAGCCTGCACCCGACCCCGCAGCAGCCCACGCCGCAGCACTCCGGACGGGCCGCGTGA
- the mnmD gene encoding tRNA (5-methylaminomethyl-2-thiouridine)(34)-methyltransferase MnmD has protein sequence MSEGYADEQGDVLVTPDGSRTALNARFGEAYGSRHGAASQARHVFLEGTGTHEHPAPRVLEVGFGVGVNARATLARCEARGVPLVYHAFEFDPAPRALLRDVARGGEAEDHPAWRALLDAWPEADGGPTGESSGEIEVTAGGATLRVTFADVLTADLPESWATALYLDGFSPSRNPDVWTPEFTARLARTLAPGGVLGTYSAAGHVRRSLEAAGLRVERRPGAPGKRECLRAIRKG, from the coding sequence ATGAGTGAAGGTTACGCTGATGAGCAGGGTGACGTGCTGGTCACGCCGGACGGGTCGCGCACCGCCCTGAACGCCCGGTTCGGCGAGGCGTACGGGTCGCGGCACGGCGCGGCGTCGCAGGCGCGGCACGTCTTTCTGGAGGGCACGGGCACGCACGAGCACCCCGCCCCGCGCGTGCTGGAGGTGGGCTTCGGGGTGGGCGTGAACGCCCGCGCGACCCTGGCCCGCTGCGAGGCGCGCGGAGTTCCGCTCGTGTACCACGCGTTTGAGTTCGACCCGGCCCCGCGCGCCCTGCTGCGCGACGTGGCCCGCGGCGGCGAGGCCGAGGATCACCCCGCGTGGCGGGCGCTGCTGGACGCCTGGCCCGAGGCGGACGGTGGGCCAACCGGGGAGAGTTCCGGCGAGATCGAGGTCACGGCGGGCGGCGCGACCCTGCGCGTCACGTTCGCGGACGTCCTGACCGCCGACCTGCCCGAAAGCTGGGCGACGGCGCTGTACCTCGACGGGTTCTCGCCCAGCCGCAATCCGGACGTGTGGACGCCGGAGTTCACGGCGCGACTGGCCCGCACACTGGCGCCGGGGGGCGTGCTGGGGACGTACAGCGCCGCCGGGCACGTGCGCCGCTCGCTGGAGGCCGCCGGGCTGCGCGTGGAACGCCGCCCCGGCGCGCCCGGTAAACGCGAGTGCCTGCGCGCGATCCGGAAGGGCTGA
- the hisH gene encoding imidazole glycerol phosphate synthase subunit HisH, translated as MSTPAPATEGRPEVLLLDYGAGNVRSAAKALERAGMTVRVSSDPADVPGARALVVPGQGHFRQVMDAFDTSGFRQPVLDAAQGGTPILGICVGMQMLLEGSEEAPGVQGLGLIPGTVLRFPPDAQRKVPQMGWNSLDKVGDSPLLNDLACPAYAYFVHSYYVPLTVDVDAGAVTEYGVPFWAAFSHGNLHATQFHPEKSGAVGLAILERFRRNVIEN; from the coding sequence GTGAGCACTCCCGCACCTGCCACCGAGGGCCGGCCCGAGGTCCTGCTGCTCGACTACGGCGCCGGGAACGTCCGCAGCGCCGCCAAGGCCCTGGAACGTGCGGGCATGACCGTGCGCGTCAGCAGCGACCCCGCCGACGTGCCCGGCGCGCGCGCGCTGGTCGTGCCCGGACAGGGGCACTTCCGGCAGGTCATGGACGCCTTCGACACCAGCGGCTTCCGCCAGCCCGTCCTGGACGCCGCGCAGGGCGGCACGCCCATCCTGGGCATCTGCGTCGGCATGCAGATGCTGCTGGAAGGCAGCGAGGAAGCGCCCGGCGTGCAGGGCCTCGGCCTGATCCCCGGCACCGTCCTGCGCTTCCCGCCTGATGCGCAGCGGAAGGTGCCGCAGATGGGCTGGAACAGCCTCGATAAGGTCGGCGACAGCCCCCTCCTGAACGACCTCGCGTGCCCGGCGTACGCGTACTTCGTGCACTCCTACTACGTGCCCCTGACTGTCGACGTGGACGCCGGAGCGGTCACCGAGTACGGCGTGCCCTTCTGGGCCGCGTTCAGCCACGGCAACCTGCACGCCACGCAGTTCCACCCGGAAAAGAGCGGCGCGGTGGGCCTCGCCATCCTCGAACGCTTCCGCCGCAACGTCATAGAGAACTGA
- the hisB gene encoding imidazoleglycerol-phosphate dehydratase HisB → MSRTATVTRTTSETDITVTLDLDTTTYQHPQTGHGFLDHMLDALARHARIGLSVRATGDLHIEPHHLIEDTGITLGQALTQALGDRKGIERYGSAFVPMDETLAHVVLDLSGRAHLAFEPETLNVWGDAGGMTHYHLREFLRGLCNHAGITLHVRLLAGREAHHVIEAIVKAVARALRDAVQVTSQTMPSTKGSL, encoded by the coding sequence ATGAGCCGCACGGCCACCGTCACCCGAACCACCAGCGAAACGGACATCACCGTCACGCTCGACCTCGACACCACCACGTACCAGCACCCCCAGACCGGGCACGGCTTCCTGGACCACATGCTCGACGCGCTGGCCCGCCACGCCCGCATCGGCCTGAGCGTCCGCGCGACCGGCGACCTGCACATCGAACCGCACCACCTGATCGAGGACACCGGCATCACCCTCGGACAGGCCCTCACGCAGGCGCTTGGCGACCGCAAGGGCATCGAACGGTACGGCAGCGCCTTCGTGCCCATGGACGAAACGCTGGCGCATGTCGTGCTGGACCTGTCGGGCCGCGCGCACCTCGCCTTCGAACCCGAGACGCTGAACGTCTGGGGCGACGCGGGCGGCATGACCCACTACCATCTGCGGGAATTCCTGCGCGGCCTGTGCAACCACGCCGGGATCACCCTGCACGTCCGCCTCCTCGCGGGCCGCGAGGCGCACCACGTCATCGAGGCCATCGTGAAGGCCGTCGCGCGCGCCCTGCGGGACGCCGTGCAGGTCACCTCCCAGACCATGCCCAGCACCAAGGGCAGCCTGTGA
- a CDS encoding NAD(P)/FAD-dependent oxidoreductase, whose protein sequence is MHVVVIGAGIAGASVAYFLARAGAQVTVVDAGAHRASDVPSALINPVRGQSGGVDAHALDGMRFTWALLRDLEVAGHAVPHAQSGVLRPIPDDHARARFERNLPAALRHAWLSPADAPEPLAPGWGHVLHLPDGGWVDGPAFTRALVQASGAQVVTGRAKSWTASTVTLAGGGTLNGDAVVFCGGSVGVTWRGEAATHRRGTLLTLDRAVTRVPLSFGAYLAPDARGGVLGATFETPSPTWTPDGLPLASLGWLLGKGAALTDLRGARVTGHWTGTRLSGLNAGPQEGGTWRLTGLSSKGFLLGPLLAAELASDLMSVARPG, encoded by the coding sequence ATGCACGTCGTCGTGATCGGGGCGGGCATCGCGGGGGCCAGCGTGGCGTACTTCCTGGCCCGCGCGGGCGCGCAGGTGACCGTCGTGGACGCAGGCGCGCACCGCGCGAGCGACGTGCCCAGCGCCCTGATCAACCCGGTGCGCGGCCAGTCGGGCGGGGTGGACGCCCACGCGCTGGACGGCATGCGCTTCACGTGGGCGCTGCTGCGCGACCTGGAGGTGGCGGGGCACGCGGTGCCGCACGCTCAGTCCGGCGTGCTGCGGCCCATCCCGGACGACCACGCACGCGCCCGCTTCGAACGGAACCTCCCGGCCGCGCTCAGGCATGCGTGGCTCAGCCCAGCAGACGCGCCGGAACCTCTGGCGCCCGGCTGGGGGCACGTCCTGCACCTCCCGGATGGCGGGTGGGTGGACGGCCCGGCCTTCACCCGCGCGCTCGTGCAGGCGTCCGGCGCGCAGGTCGTCACCGGACGCGCGAAGAGCTGGACGGCCAGCACCGTGACGCTGGCGGGCGGGGGCACCCTGAACGGGGACGCCGTGGTGTTCTGCGGCGGTTCGGTCGGCGTCACGTGGCGCGGCGAGGCCGCCACGCATCGGCGCGGCACCCTCCTGACCCTCGACCGTGCGGTGACGCGCGTGCCGCTCAGTTTCGGCGCGTATCTCGCCCCGGATGCGCGCGGCGGGGTGCTCGGCGCGACCTTCGAGACGCCCTCCCCCACCTGGACCCCGGACGGGTTGCCGCTGGCGTCGCTGGGGTGGCTGCTCGGCAAGGGCGCGGCCCTCACTGACCTGCGGGGCGCGCGCGTCACCGGGCACTGGACCGGCACGCGCCTCTCCGGCCTGAACGCCGGACCGCAGGAGGGCGGCACGTGGCGGCTGACCGGCCTGAGCAGCAAGGGCTTCCTGCTCGGGCCCCTGCTCGCGGCTGAACTGGCCAGCGACCTGATGAGCGTGGCCCGGCCCGGCTGA
- a CDS encoding barstar family protein: protein MTGRTVTVNCAGVRDEAGFWAAYMRDVPDLHPGFGRNLAAFRDALWGGPGWPDVEEIRFTNSDSLGSLRGGTFMPCLEEIAREVGSVRLVFS from the coding sequence GTGACGGGCCGGACGGTCACCGTGAACTGCGCCGGAGTGCGGGACGAAGCCGGATTCTGGGCCGCTTACATGCGGGACGTGCCGGACCTCCATCCCGGGTTCGGCCGAAACCTCGCTGCTTTCCGCGACGCGTTGTGGGGGGGCCCCGGCTGGCCCGACGTCGAGGAGATCCGCTTCACGAACTCGGATTCACTCGGTTCTCTGCGGGGCGGCACGTTCATGCCGTGCCTTGAGGAGATCGCGCGCGAGGTCGGTTCCGTGCGGCTCGTATTTTCCTGA
- a CDS encoding elongation factor G, with translation MPHRIVSLAAHSGTGKTTLAEALLHRSGVISRMGRVEDGTTRSDHTDAEKAHGFSIQTGVLRLTHEGTDVTVLDTPGFADFVREIRGGIRAADSVLVLVSAVGGVEVGTERAWATADRFGMPRVVVVNRMDRDRADFFAVLADVRASLKGPVVAAFLPVGEGPDFRGVVNVLTGEVSPPQDLPPALSGALREARDALLDAIVETDDDLMGRYLEGEPIGDDELEAAYLRAVHAGTLYPVLPVSAVTGVGLDALLHLMVRGLRSARERGPLTGVDGQTREPTPDAPLSARVWRVSIDPFVGKVAYVRVWSGTLRPGDTLRNTSQDVDVRPMHLYVPNGKDLTEVTELPAGSIGVLTKLPDLHAGDTLADPARPITYDPLWLPDPVHTVAIHPATRQDEDKLGAALAKLREEDPTLHYAREPQTGEQLLSGMGDMHLGIAVEKLAAQGVTVTTTPPRIPYRETIHAPAEAQGKHRKQSGGHGQYGDCKIRIEPGEGFAFRSAVVGGAIPGKYIPSIEKGVQDAMQRGALAGYPMQDVHVTVLDGSYHDVDSSDIAFRTAGSLALKNAVTGARPGLLEPVMQLRVRAPASFTGDLISDLQTRRARVQGMDPEGTVITVTALVPQAELQTYSADLRSLTGDRGAFSVKAHGYQPVPEHLARKIIEARQGELAQA, from the coding sequence GTGCCTCACCGCATTGTGAGTCTGGCCGCGCACAGCGGCACCGGGAAGACGACGCTGGCCGAGGCCCTGCTGCACCGCAGCGGGGTCATTTCGCGCATGGGGCGGGTGGAGGACGGCACGACCCGCAGCGACCACACGGACGCGGAGAAGGCGCACGGGTTCTCGATCCAGACCGGCGTGCTGCGCCTGACCCACGAGGGCACGGACGTGACGGTGCTGGACACGCCGGGCTTCGCGGACTTCGTGCGGGAGATCCGGGGCGGCATCCGCGCGGCGGACAGCGTGCTGGTGCTCGTCAGCGCGGTGGGGGGTGTGGAGGTCGGCACCGAGCGCGCCTGGGCGACCGCCGATCGCTTCGGCATGCCGCGCGTCGTGGTGGTGAACAGGATGGACCGGGACCGGGCGGACTTCTTCGCGGTGCTGGCCGACGTGCGGGCCAGTCTGAAAGGGCCGGTCGTGGCGGCGTTCCTGCCGGTGGGGGAGGGGCCGGACTTCCGGGGCGTGGTGAACGTCCTGACGGGTGAGGTCAGCCCCCCGCAGGACCTCCCGCCCGCCCTGAGCGGCGCGCTGCGCGAGGCGCGGGACGCGCTGCTGGACGCCATCGTCGAGACGGACGACGACCTGATGGGCCGCTACCTGGAGGGCGAACCCATCGGGGACGACGAACTGGAGGCGGCGTACCTGCGGGCCGTTCACGCGGGCACCCTGTATCCGGTGCTGCCCGTCAGTGCCGTGACCGGCGTGGGCCTGGACGCACTGCTGCACCTGATGGTGCGGGGCCTGCGCAGCGCCCGTGAACGCGGCCCGCTGACCGGCGTGGACGGCCAGACCCGCGAGCCCACCCCGGACGCCCCGCTGAGCGCGCGGGTGTGGCGGGTGTCCATCGACCCGTTCGTCGGGAAGGTCGCGTACGTCCGGGTGTGGAGCGGCACGCTGCGCCCCGGCGACACGCTGCGCAACACGTCGCAGGACGTGGACGTGCGCCCCATGCACCTGTACGTCCCGAACGGCAAGGACCTCACCGAGGTGACCGAACTGCCCGCCGGGAGCATCGGCGTGCTGACGAAACTCCCGGACCTGCACGCCGGGGACACCCTCGCCGACCCCGCGCGGCCCATCACGTACGACCCGCTGTGGCTGCCCGACCCCGTGCACACGGTCGCCATTCACCCCGCCACCCGACAGGACGAGGACAAGCTCGGCGCGGCCCTCGCGAAACTGCGCGAGGAGGACCCCACCCTGCACTACGCCCGCGAACCCCAGACGGGCGAGCAGCTGCTGTCCGGCATGGGCGACATGCACCTGGGCATCGCCGTGGAGAAGCTGGCCGCGCAGGGCGTCACCGTGACCACCACCCCGCCCCGCATCCCGTACCGCGAGACCATCCACGCACCCGCCGAGGCGCAGGGCAAACACAGGAAACAGAGCGGCGGGCACGGCCAGTACGGCGACTGCAAGATCCGCATCGAGCCCGGCGAGGGCTTCGCGTTCCGGTCCGCCGTGGTGGGCGGCGCGATTCCCGGCAAGTACATCCCCAGCATCGAGAAGGGCGTGCAGGACGCCATGCAGCGCGGCGCACTCGCCGGGTACCCCATGCAGGACGTGCACGTCACCGTCCTGGACGGCAGCTACCACGACGTGGACAGCAGCGACATCGCCTTCCGCACCGCCGGCAGCCTCGCCCTGAAAAACGCCGTCACGGGCGCCCGCCCCGGCCTGCTGGAACCCGTGATGCAGCTGCGCGTCCGCGCGCCCGCCTCGTTCACCGGCGACCTGATCAGCGACCTGCAGACCCGCCGCGCCCGCGTGCAGGGCATGGACCCCGAGGGGACCGTCATCACCGTCACCGCGCTCGTCCCACAAGCCGAACTCCAGACGTACAGCGCCGACCTGCGCTCGCTGACCGGGGACCGCGGCGCGTTCAGCGTGAAAGCCCACGGGTACCAGCCGGTCCCGGAGCACCTCGCCCGGAAGATCATCGAGGCGCGGCAGGGGGAACTCGCGCAGGCGTGA
- a CDS encoding AAA family ATPase: MTVTQAVDLPALWAQVQAGAGPRVAYLHGASGSGKSHLLRQVGDGDHRRVHLNAPDLTGTLIGALQARLTGRDPDVLAFLRAARPDLPWPMTAQPPTGDAAAGPRALADTLSLLAQEQGGALLTVDHLDRAAPEDLDLLRACWRAAAQGRAPLLLLIAGQTEVPEFLQDARRIAVLNPGSDVQAHPMPPLDDAALRHLLRGTLGAVDANLAPWLLARADGLPLHAAALIGHLRAGGFLRPVGGAWTFTPPPRADLPGTLDALLRARWHAAQTEEAMCDVLNLLALSAAPLTLGDLGVLTGLDRAALDRTLDTLHGAALIHTEAREGDLHAALTHPGFAAVGRQTLTPAEDRDLRARLARHHRDPHERARHARLADLPGADDLTEQAMAVARATGAHSLLAEHAAAALTRTDDPGRRARLQVELGRAQLAQGLNRQAARTLADLPDPDDAAREAHLEALLRLGEYRAGLDLLAAMPTPLSAPLAVLHARFMSDAGDLDAAAPLLDALLTLPGADPVQVRFARAHHALLRRDPHALHAEAQAALPLVTTDAQRADLLNYLALAHTWFTQYDDADRTYRECLDVQRRSGQEARMQTVYANLGNLHLAHARLRDAQDAYATALSLARTGSTTLIEMNARGMLGVSMVMAGQEAGLDHMLAWQAYYREHLPATAPFLTAHTAAALTLFGRDDEARTLIDLYPPDTYRPFGLAHLILAQLHLTWGDLDRARTVLDDAPDYAGDPLGEIERLSYRALLLALEGDLNGAETLLREALAHPGAPSYPATLAMLHWALLGVRHRQHAPQDELRALGAQVHAFLTTSGGLGHLRLLDRLFPEDRAQRHEYLEPAAPHTRPAFLRTLGHFDLEEHGEVRPWKARKVRELLALLLCAHVSDRGPTVPRETLQDALWPDLPAPQAEGNFRKTLARLRDALGTAAHIDRAGTGYALSGLRSDLTLYLKALHDHDLSAACAWYEGPFLPGVDLPDVDDLRAALHARWRAAALQLVQEEPTPQATRLLTQLLRDDPFDPDALSLLPTYPADPDGSLRRLCETLRAQHLRELGEVPPEIERALHLHA; the protein is encoded by the coding sequence ATGACCGTGACGCAGGCGGTGGACCTTCCGGCCCTCTGGGCACAGGTGCAGGCGGGCGCGGGCCCGAGAGTGGCGTACCTGCACGGCGCGAGCGGCAGCGGCAAGAGCCACCTCCTGCGGCAGGTGGGGGACGGAGATCACCGCCGCGTCCACCTGAACGCCCCGGACCTGACCGGCACGCTGATCGGGGCACTCCAGGCCCGCCTGACCGGCCGCGACCCGGACGTCCTCGCGTTCCTGCGCGCGGCCCGCCCGGACCTGCCCTGGCCCATGACGGCGCAGCCCCCCACGGGCGACGCGGCGGCCGGACCGCGCGCCCTGGCGGACACCCTGAGCCTGCTGGCGCAGGAGCAGGGCGGCGCGCTGCTGACCGTCGATCACCTGGACCGCGCCGCGCCCGAGGACTTGGACCTGCTGCGGGCCTGCTGGCGCGCGGCGGCGCAGGGCCGCGCCCCCCTGCTGCTGCTGATCGCCGGGCAGACCGAGGTTCCGGAGTTCCTGCAGGACGCCCGCCGGATCGCGGTGCTGAACCCCGGATCGGACGTGCAGGCGCACCCCATGCCGCCACTGGACGACGCTGCCCTGCGGCACCTGCTGCGCGGAACGCTGGGCGCGGTCGACGCGAACCTCGCCCCGTGGCTGCTGGCCCGCGCCGACGGCCTGCCGCTGCACGCGGCCGCGCTGATCGGCCACCTGCGCGCCGGAGGGTTCCTGCGCCCCGTGGGCGGCGCGTGGACCTTCACGCCCCCACCCCGCGCGGACCTGCCCGGCACGCTGGACGCCCTGCTGCGCGCCCGCTGGCACGCCGCGCAGACCGAGGAAGCTATGTGCGACGTGCTGAACCTGCTGGCCCTGAGCGCTGCGCCCCTGACCCTGGGCGACCTGGGCGTCCTGACCGGCCTGGACCGCGCCGCGCTGGACCGCACGCTGGACACCCTGCACGGCGCGGCCCTGATCCACACCGAGGCGCGCGAGGGTGACCTGCACGCCGCCCTGACCCACCCCGGGTTCGCCGCCGTGGGACGGCAGACCCTGACCCCGGCCGAGGACCGCGACCTGCGCGCCCGGCTGGCCCGGCACCACCGCGACCCGCACGAACGCGCCCGGCACGCCCGGCTGGCCGACCTGCCCGGCGCGGACGACCTGACCGAGCAGGCCATGGCAGTGGCCCGCGCGACCGGCGCGCACAGCCTCCTGGCCGAGCACGCGGCCGCCGCGCTGACCCGCACGGACGACCCCGGGAGGCGCGCCCGGCTGCAGGTGGAGCTGGGCCGGGCGCAGCTCGCGCAGGGCCTGAACCGACAGGCCGCCCGGACCCTCGCGGACCTGCCCGACCCGGACGACGCGGCGCGCGAGGCGCACCTGGAAGCCCTGCTGCGCCTCGGCGAGTACCGCGCGGGCCTCGACCTGCTGGCCGCGATGCCCACCCCGCTGAGCGCCCCGCTGGCCGTCCTGCACGCCAGATTCATGTCGGACGCCGGGGACCTGGACGCTGCTGCGCCCCTCCTGGACGCGCTGCTGACCCTGCCCGGCGCCGACCCCGTGCAGGTGCGCTTCGCCCGCGCGCACCACGCCCTGCTGCGCCGCGACCCGCACGCCCTGCACGCCGAGGCCCAGGCGGCCCTGCCCCTGGTGACGACCGACGCGCAGCGCGCCGACCTGCTGAACTACCTCGCGCTGGCCCACACGTGGTTCACGCAGTACGACGACGCCGACCGCACCTACCGCGAGTGCCTGGACGTGCAGCGCCGCAGCGGCCAGGAAGCCCGCATGCAGACCGTGTACGCGAACCTCGGGAACCTGCACCTCGCCCACGCCCGACTGCGCGACGCTCAGGACGCCTACGCCACCGCCCTGAGTCTCGCCCGGACCGGCAGCACCACCCTCATCGAGATGAACGCCCGCGGCATGCTCGGCGTGTCCATGGTCATGGCCGGACAGGAAGCCGGACTGGACCACATGCTCGCCTGGCAGGCCTACTACCGCGAGCACCTGCCCGCCACCGCCCCATTCCTGACGGCGCACACGGCCGCCGCCCTGACCCTGTTCGGCCGGGACGACGAGGCCCGCACCCTGATCGACCTGTACCCACCGGACACCTACCGACCCTTCGGACTGGCGCACCTGATTCTCGCGCAGCTGCACCTCACCTGGGGCGACCTGGACCGCGCCCGCACGGTGCTCGACGACGCGCCCGACTACGCGGGTGACCCCCTGGGCGAGATCGAACGCCTCTCGTACCGCGCGTTGCTCCTGGCCCTGGAAGGCGACCTGAACGGCGCGGAAACGCTGCTGCGCGAGGCACTCGCCCACCCCGGCGCGCCCAGCTACCCCGCCACGCTCGCCATGCTCCACTGGGCCCTCCTGGGCGTCCGGCACCGCCAGCACGCCCCCCAGGACGAACTCCGCGCCCTTGGCGCACAGGTCCACGCGTTCCTGACCACCTCCGGCGGCCTCGGGCACCTGCGCCTCCTCGACCGCCTGTTCCCCGAGGACCGCGCCCAGCGCCACGAGTACCTGGAACCCGCCGCCCCCCACACCCGCCCCGCGTTCCTGCGCACCCTGGGCCACTTCGACCTGGAAGAACACGGCGAGGTCCGCCCCTGGAAGGCCCGTAAGGTCCGCGAACTCCTCGCGCTGCTGCTGTGCGCCCACGTCAGCGACCGCGGCCCCACCGTGCCCCGCGAGACCCTCCAGGACGCCCTGTGGCCCGACCTGCCCGCCCCGCAGGCGGAAGGGAACTTCCGCAAGACCCTCGCCCGCCTGCGTGACGCCCTCGGCACCGCCGCGCACATCGACCGCGCCGGAACCGGCTACGCCCTGAGCGGCCTGCGGTCCGACCTCACCCTGTACCTCAAGGCCCTGCACGACCACGACCTCAGCGCCGCCTGCGCCTGGTACGAGGGGCCCTTCCTGCCCGGCGTGGACCTCCCCGACGTGGACGACCTGCGCGCCGCCCTGCACGCCCGCTGGCGCGCCGCCGCCCTGCAACTCGTGCAGGAAGAGCCCACCCCGCAGGCCACCCGCCTCCTGACGCAACTGCTGCGCGACGATCCCTTCGACCCGGACGCCCTGAGCCTCCTGCCCACGTACCCCGCCGACCCCGACGGCAGCCTGCGCCGCCTGTGCGAGACGCTGCGCGCCCAGCACCTGCGAGAACTCGGCGAGGTCCCCCCCGAAATCGAACGTGCCCTGCACCTGCACGCCTGA
- a CDS encoding methyltransferase domain-containing protein: protein MTWNPDQYHLFREARSAPVRDLHALIPDQPYASVIDLGCGTGEHTLTLALRFPQAQVTGLDQSAEMLERAQAQQAPNLHFRRGDLSELDGMYDLIHANASLQWVPDHPALLAHLWTHLNPGGVLAAQVPANHDHPSHRLLTDTALDFQDELGGYARFGTAHGASPVLPPARYAELLDALGGVDIIALSRVYPVVLHGADGLIDWTKGTALVPYLSRLDEPGQQRFLTAYRARLHAAYPGERVYYAFTRTLFTARRPT, encoded by the coding sequence ATGACGTGGAACCCCGACCAGTACCACCTCTTCCGCGAAGCCCGCAGCGCCCCCGTCCGCGACCTGCACGCCCTGATCCCCGACCAGCCCTACGCCAGCGTCATCGACCTGGGCTGCGGCACGGGCGAACACACCCTGACGCTCGCCCTGCGCTTCCCGCAGGCGCAGGTCACCGGACTCGACCAGAGCGCCGAGATGCTGGAGCGGGCACAGGCGCAGCAGGCCCCCAACCTCCACTTCCGCCGGGGCGACCTCAGTGAACTGGACGGCATGTACGACCTGATCCACGCGAACGCCTCGCTGCAGTGGGTGCCGGACCACCCCGCGCTCCTCGCGCACCTGTGGACGCACCTGAATCCCGGCGGCGTGCTGGCCGCGCAGGTGCCCGCCAATCACGACCACCCCAGCCACCGCCTCCTGACCGACACCGCCCTGGACTTCCAGGACGAACTGGGCGGGTACGCCCGTTTCGGCACTGCGCATGGCGCGTCCCCCGTCCTGCCCCCCGCCCGGTACGCGGAACTGCTCGACGCGCTGGGCGGCGTGGACATCATCGCCCTGAGCAGGGTCTACCCGGTCGTGCTGCACGGCGCGGACGGCCTGATCGACTGGACGAAAGGCACCGCCCTCGTCCCGTACCTCAGCCGCCTGGATGAACCCGGCCAGCAGCGCTTCCTGACCGCCTACCGCGCACGCCTCCACGCCGCCTACCCCGGCGAGCGCGTGTACTACGCCTTCACCCGTACCCTGTTCACCGCGCGCCGCCCCACCTGA